GCCGAAACGGGCTttctgacatcctccgagggatcccagattacgagagggcacaggccaggccaagggatcccaccagtgcaggttcagggctggggtgggatgtgggaggttgaccagATGGGGCGGGTTCataggagggcttcagggcatgtccagcccatctcactcaggaCAAGTCAGCCAGACaacagcagcaagctgacctaccagttggaatgtcttgtccctggtggtcaatgcatttCATAGTGAGTAGTTGAGCAAActtagtatatcatttgcatattatgctttgattggttgaacagatgaccagtcgactggacacttagcatattagacttttattatatacgattggTTTCATACaggaagagagtgagaaacatcaatgatgaaagagaagcatacatccggtgcctcctgcacgccccctactggggatcgaggccaaaACCagagcatgtacccttgaccagaatcgaacttgggaccttctGGCGTCCACAGTCCAActctctatcgactgagccaaacaagctagggttcATTGGTTATtttttgtctgtgccctgaccaggaatcgaaccgtgacatccaggttcataggtcgtccctcaaccactgagaaacaccagctaggctcaaaatgcttttattgatttgagagagaaggagagatacagagagacaaagagacactgagagagagagaaggggtaggagaagaagaagaagaagaagaagaagaagaagaagaagaagaagaagaagaagaagaagaagaagaagaggaggaggaagaggaggaggaaggagaagaagaagaagaggaggaagaagaagaagaagaagaagaaaaagaagaagaagaagaagaagaagaacaacaacaacaacaacaacaacaacaacaacaataacaacaaaaacaaaaacaggtatTAAATCAACAAGatgaaacagagacagagagagacatcaatgtgcccTCGCACCCTGGGGTGGCAGATAGAATAACAGAGCTTAGGTAAAAGGTGAATAGAACTATACACGTCCCACCAGCAGGCCATCAGGACTGGGGATCAGGTTGACAAGAGACAGGGACCCCATCAGATGTCCTACGACTCTTCcatcagctcaaggatcatttcctctATGTCATCCTCCTTGACGTGGTGCACGATGCGCCAGAACCGGCCCATGGAGTCCAGGTACCGGCTGCCAAACTGGAGCGACCACATCGAAGGCATGGTGCCCGAAATCTGGGGGATGGTGATGAGTGCGATATCCTCACTGGGGATGACTTCCTGGCGCAACCGTACTTTCAGGACACGCCCTGTCTCCGTGCCGAGATGCAGCCACGTGCGCTGCGTCTCGTCCTTGTACACCGAGGGCTCATGGATCCTCAGTAAGATGGGGTGCGAGGTGAGGTGCACCTTTGACGGGAGCTCGGCCACGATCCCTCCGtggtccaaggagcaacagccacagcttctcagaccCTCTTGCTACTTTGGTCCTGGTATCGAAAGACATGGGATGGGGTCTCGAAACTCATATTCCCTcggcttttatctttatggtttttacgGTTGTGTTTGCtgttgcctttggtttattttgcaaactTATAAATCTCAACTCTTCTTTCTTTTGAGCTTTAGATCTCTCTCCTAGAACAAACTGTACAAAACGTACTTAAAGTAAAATTTGACTCTGTGAAGGTAACACAATCTTttagaacatttaaaacattttttatatgagTTGACATACAACCTTAGGTTCATTTCAGGGGTACACCCCAAATATTacacattatataatggactaagaaatGATGCAATTAATCTCagacccatctgacaccatacacagctataatattactagaggctcagtgcacaaaattcatgtacttgtggggggtccctcagtcagTTCTTTGGCAACTTGCATTCTGGGACCCTTTGAGGgttgtccaactgacagcttaggcccgctttagtgctgctgtggaggctccCACCAACCCCTGTGTTTGGCAACTGTGAGCCTGGTTTTGTATGAGCGGTGCTCCCCaagtgggagtgcagtgaccaccagtgGAGAGCTCCTGACATGAGCATCTGCTCCCgatgatcagtgtgtgtcatagcaacaagttgttctgccatttggtcgattttcatattagccttttattatataggattgcattgaCTCAAATGTTCTACTTTACTGTGCCAtgactattctttcatttttttcatatacttttagtgatttcagagagtaagggagagggagagaaagagaaataaacatcaatgatgacagagaatcacggattggttgcctccagcacacctcctactggggatcaagactgtaacccgggcatgtgccctgacagggaatcgaactgtgatctcctggttcctcggTTGAAGCGAAACAACTAATCCACGCTGACCAGactcttagttttcttttcttttcttcttttcctcattaaaactttgttgttggttcaacttttctttttgtcctgacaacaccaccttctttctgatcatctcagagggaactcacaaaccatagaacaacccaccccatgctagtaatatgcaaataatatactttacctttaacagctggcagaggaacaaagctCAAGTCTGCGTCCAGGTGGGCTTCTTAACAGCGGTCTtgcttctcaagtgctggtgagagaggcaaGGCCAAAATATTTAGGGACAGACAGATACCTGGGATAGCTGACCGGGAAAACTGGAAGCAAAGTGACAGGTGAAAGAGCAagtaggattcctgaggtctcataacatcacttatagaatgatctCTGCCTaccccaaacctcagccatgctcttggcaTGAGCAGCatggttttgctgctaaactCACTGCAGTCCTCAAAGTCCAAATTCCCCCCTCACATCAGACTCCATTCCCaatccttccttctcctcctcccatccacctTTAACTTACttgttcttcttgctctgaaaGCAAAGCACCATCCTAGCTCCTTTTCTTTGTGACCGGTCTCTGCttcccctgtcacctgcagaaggaagaacatgaccatgatacaCATATTCCCAGGAATCCATGTatcaggaatgtgtccagaaaaacaaGGTTCCCTTaactcacaccccagaaaccagtcccgTGAGAAAGGTGGTcgtcaggaaggaaagagggttATTCAGGTACCGGCAACCTGAGAAGTTGGGGGAAGCTCGTCCCAAAACTCATCTGCACATGTAAGTACAGTGAGAGCCTTTTATAAGGAGGGACaggccaaacagagcaaagaggtcagggggtggggcttgaGATATTCTCTACGTGCCCACaggcacagtccaatctgataaggatcttgcaagtggtcagTTGGCTGTCCAGTGTGCATCATCCGAGA
The sequence above is a segment of the Myotis daubentonii chromosome X, mMyoDau2.1, whole genome shotgun sequence genome. Coding sequences within it:
- the LOC132223760 gene encoding protein p13 MTCP-1-like, which translates into the protein MTCIDYQGQDFQTGIVAELPSKVHLTSHPILLRIHEPSVYKDETQRTWLHLGTETGRVLKVRLRQEVIPSEDIALITIPQISGTMPSMWSLQFGSRYLDSMGRFWRIVHHVKEDDIEEMILELMEES